GGTGGAAAATAGATGTCTCTTTTGggttgtggtttctttttttagcctCCCTTGAGCCGGCAGGTAATTGCAGGGGAAAACCTTGAATGAAGCAAATGGCTCGTTCTGGAGCAGTTTCAGTATCAacaatttgtaattttttaagctGTTATGAAAACTAACCACCCCGCTTCCCTTCCAGCCTTTGCCCCTATTCCCTTTGGAGGGATCTACCTTCCCCTGGAGGTACCAGCCAACAAATGCCACCGTTCTCCGCTGGTCCTGGCGTACGACCAAGCCCATTTCTCTGCCCTGGTGTCCATGGAGCAGAAGGAAACCACGAAAGATCAAGGTGGGTGATAAGGGAGATCGGTGTCGTGTCAGCGCGATGCAGCTGGGGGGTCCTGGGGATGGGCAGGGACCCAGGcaagggctggagcccctctgctgtgcggccaggctggggtggggggctcagcccggaggggagggggcgccGGGGGGACCTTATCCCGGCGCGGGGGACGAGGGGGACGGTTTGAACTGAAAAGGGGAGATTCAGGCTGGGGGTGAAGAAGGAATTTGTTGCGCCGAGGGTGGTGGGACCCCGGCaggggctgcccggagaggcggtgggtgccccgtccctggggACACTCCAGTTCAAGcgggacagggctctgagcaccCGCTGTAGCGGGAGGTGTCCCAGCCCAGGGCATGGGGGGCGCTGGGTGGTCTTTAGGGTCCTTCCCCACCCAAACCACCCGGCGATGCTGTGCTGATTCCATGACCCCAACCCTTGGCAGCCGCCGCGTGTGACGTGCTTGGTGGGCAGGTTTGTCCTTCCAGGCATCACGGGTGGGCTTTGTGCCCCGTCACGGGTGGGCTGTCCGCCCCGTCACGGGTGGGCTTTGTGCCCCGTCACGGGTGGGCTGTCCACCCCATCACGGGTGGGCTTtctgtccctcctgcagccgTGATCCCCCTGACGGACTCGGAGCACAAGCTGCTCCCCGTGCACTTCGCCGTGGATCCGGGGAAGGACTGGCAGTGGGGGAAGGACGACAGCGACAACGTCAAGCTGGCCAGGTTGGTTGTCCACGGACCGGCGCGGCTGTCGCGTTTACACCACGGATGGGTGGGTTTTTCCATCCCTCTGGCCCCACTCAAAGCTGACGGACCTCCCTGCAACTGGGAGGACTGGGAGGGCAGCTGGCGCTCCACCACCCTTCCTAACTCTGCCGGGGATTACGGGCAAGCCATGCCACGGCGTGGGAGCCGCGAGTTTCCCATCACCCAGCCAAACGTAGTGACCTGTGCATCTGACTTTGGGCCAGGAAATCTAGAAAGTTCCGAGACCAAAGCATTAAAATTCAGCATGGCTTTTACCCCTGCGGTGTCTCATTTTTGAGGGGTTTGGAGCCGGTCAAAAAGACTCTGTCCCTTTGTTTTTAGTGGAACAAATGATTTTTACCCATGGaaatttttgagaaaacatctttctttacttttctctgaagttgtttttgtggggaggagaatcatTTTGAAACTGGCTCGATTTAGATCTGTGACAtctgcttttttgttatttatctCGTGTTATCGGTAAGATCATTCTTTGAGTTGGGTTTAATCTGTAGCAAGCTTGATTTTTGACCTTCAGGAATCTTAATTATCCATTGAGCTTTTAACCGAAAGCTTTGGAGATTGCAAAAATGTCCCCTTTGGTCTCACTGTTACAACCTGCTGTGTTCAAACatcatttttaacagaaagacaACGGGCAAATAGCTGTAAATACAGAGCGGAGAACCtgttattaaaatgaaacttgaaCTCACTTTTTTTGTCGTTGTTGTTATCCTGGTTTTAAATTCTAGTGTGACGTTATCGCTGGAAGCGAAGCTGCACTTGCTGCACAGCTACATGAATGTGAAATGGATCACGTTGCCTTGTGACACGCAGGTAAAGAGACGGGGGGGTATCTTATTAACTCCTGAATTATTGAAACCCCCTTTCTGGAGGGCAGCCGGCGTCCCCCCGCTGTCCTGCCCTTCCCGTGGGACCGGCTGTGCCGCAGGAATCGCGGCTCACGCTGCTCTGGGCAGATAACCCACTCGGGTTTTGTGGGTGCCCCTTTTTTCCTGGAGTTTTTTATCCCCATTTTCACTCCCCTTGCCCACGCGAAGCGCAGCCCCCGTGCCCCCCgtgggggctggcagccaggtgatgctgctgcctcccccgCAAACCTGGACCCCGGGTTTACAGCCACCGGGAGCTGCCTTGAGATGTACAGTTTTCCCAGGACCTTTCCTCAGCAGGAAAATTCCCATCCGCTTCCCAAATCTCCGTGGGTGGTGCTTTGGGGGATGGTGGGGGCTGCTGGACAGcacaggggggctgggggggggctgtccCTCTTCTGAGGGGAGTTGGTTTGGTCTGTCTGAGACTCTCTGATGCTcgcagctgctttgctgaaaaATCCCGGCatctgtccccatcccagcccgacTGGGGATGCAGGAGATGGGGGATGCAGTGACCCCAGGGGGGGGCAGAGGATGCCGTGACCCCAGGGGGATGCAGTGACCCCAGGGGGGGCAGAGGATGCCGTGACCCCAGGGGGACGGGGGATGCCGTGACCCCAGGGGGATGCCGTGACCCCAGGGGGGCAGAGGATGCCGTGACCCCAGGGGGACGGAGGATGCCGTGACCCCAGGGGGATGGAGGATGCAGTGACCCCAGGGGGACGGAGGATGCCGTGACCCCAGGGGGACGGAGGATGCCGTGACCCCAGGGGGACGGGGGATGCCGTGACCCCAGGGGGACGGAGGATGCCGTGACCCCAGGGGGATGCCGTGACCCCAGGGGGGGCAGAGGATGCCGTGACCCCAGGGGGACGGGGCATGCCGTGACCCCAGGGGGACAGAGGATGCCGTGACCCCAGGGGGACGGAGGATGCTGTGACCCCAGGGGGACAGAGGATGCCGTGACCCCAGGGGGATGGAGGATGCCGTGACCCCAGGGGGACGGAGGATGCCGTGACCCCAGGGGGATGGAGGATGCTGTGACCCCAGGGGGATGCCGTGACCCCAGGGGGATGGAGGATGCCGTGACCCCAGGGGGATGGGGGATGCCGTGACCCCAGGGGGACGGAGGATGCTGTGACCCCAGGGGGACAGAGGATGCCGTGACCCCAGGGGGACGGAGGATGCCGTGACCCCAGGGGGATGGAGGATGCTGTGACCCCAGGGGGATGCCGTGACCCCAGGGGGACAGAGGATGCCGTGACCCCAGGGGGATGGGGGATGCTGTGACCCCAGGGGGACAGAGGATGCCGTGACCCCAGGGGGATGCAGTGACCCCAGGGGGGGCAGAGGATGCCGTGACCCCAGGGGGATGGAGGATGCCGTGACCCCAGGGGGACGGAGGATGCCGTGACCCCAGGGGGATGGAGGATGCTGTGACCCCAGGGGGATGCTGTGACCCCAGGGGGACAGAGGATGCCGTGACCCCAGGGGGATGGAGGATGCTGTGACCCTAGGGGGATGGGGGATGCCGTGACCCCAGGGGGTTGAAGGATGCCGTGACCCCAGGGAGACGGGTGCCCGCTGCACTCTTGGGTGACCAGAGTGGGGATTTTTTGGTGCCCCCTCCTCGTTTTCCAGCTTTTCCCATGAAACCTCCAGCGAGGTCAGACCGTTGCAGACCTGCATGTGACGCTGAGGGTCGTTCAAACACTGTCCCCTCCGTTCCCTGAGCAAGCGCCGCCACCTCTGTTTCAGCCTGAAAACTCTGATCCAAGGAATTTCCTGgactttgtgtttattttttctttctctctagGCGCCTCTGGCCCAGCCGGAATCCCCTACAGCCTCCGCGGGCGACGATGCTCGTTCAGCTGTGGAGTCGGGCGAGTCGGACAAGGAGTCGGTCTGCAGCAGTTCGGCAAGCAACGGCGGCGGCAGGGCTTGCAAGGACAAAGAGAAACCAAAGAAAGACcgagaaaaagagaaggaaaaagataaaaaacgGGCAGACTCGGTTGCCAACAAGCTGGGCAGCTTTGGCAAGACTTTGGGAAGCAAGCTAAAAAAGAACATGGGCGGCTTGATGCACCCCAAGACGATGAAGGGAGGCGTGAGCAACGGGCAGGGAGACACcctggagaagaagaagaaaggatcCTTGAAGTCaaggaaaggcagcaaagaGGAATCTTCCCAAGGAGACTTGTCAGCTCCTGTGGAGAAGAGCTGCCCAGGTAAAGCACCCCCCGAAAAGCCGTCGGACCCCTACAAGTACAGCAACGACGTCCGGCTGAGCCTGAGCATCCTGCGCGCTGCCATGCAGGGGGAGCGCAAGTTCATCTTCGCCGGCCACCTCAAGACCAGCAACCGGCACCAGTACCAGGAGGAGATGATCCAGAGGTACCTCCTGGATGCCGAGGAACGCTTCCTGGCCgagcagaaacaaaaggaggtggaaaagaaggctctggggagcgCTGCCCCTGCCAAGAAGCCGGAGCCCGAGGCGAGCGCCCACAAGGGCGAGGAAGCGATGCTCGGCCCCGCTtaccccccgcctccccccgcctACCCCCTCCAGACCCCGGATCTGGCCGTCGGCGCTAAAATAACGGCTTTTCCCTCTGGCTATTCGGGCGTTTTCACCTTTCCCAGACCCTCCCTGGTCAGCGGGGGGGAGGGCTCGCACCCCCCCGGCTACCCAGATGGCCGGCGGCAGGTAGCCGGGGggtcctgccttcctccctACGCCACCTTACCCCGGCACTGCCCCCAGGCGCGGGCGAACCCCCACCAAAGCAgccccccccagctggggaggTTCTCCCCCACGGACATGGACATCCATCCCAGCCTCCCGGTGGGCTCAGCCTGCCTCCCCCCGCACAGCAACGGCTACAGGGACCCCCCGGAGCAGGACAGCGCGCAGAAAGGGACGTCGGcggataaaaataaaagccgGCTGCTTTATAACGTGCAGCAGACCAAATGCAAGCAGCCGAACTGCAGTTTTTATGGACATCCAGAAACTGGGaatttctgctcctgctgttaCAAGGAGGAGCTGAAGCGCAAGGAGCGGGAGGCTGTGGGGCACAGGTTCTGAGCGCTGCCCCCGGCGCCCACCTTGGGACCCCTGAGAGATGGGGAATGCAATAAtattggggttttgttgttttttgttgttaaacatcccccctccaccctcctttccctgcctgtgGAAGGAGGGGAGCGGGCCGGAGGGCTGAGAAATGGGGGTTTGGCTGAGGTGATGGAGGCGATGCGGGgaaagggggggcggggggaggcaaAGCAGCCCCCCGCTCCCAGAGCCGCTGCCGGAGGGAGGAGGATGCTTTTAAGAGGCTTCTTCAGGCGAGGGGCGAGCAGGATTAGCAGAGGCCGTGCTTGGGTTGGAGTACGGGGTGGAAaagttgggggaggggggaatccTTCAAAATGATCCAATAAACCAGACCAAAGCTTTCGGagagggggggcagggggagcagcccccccccaCCGGGTCCTTCCAGCCGGATTCTGCCGTCACTAACCGCTCCGAATCGAGCGAGTTCAGTTTGAACGTCCCAAACCTTTGAATCGCGACATTATTTATGGTTTGAACCCcggttttattttatatttcttcttttttttttttttttttttttttttttgctggtacTGAGCGAAACTTCATTGGAATTGGACTTGGAATTGGGACATTATCGggattttggttatttttttttcggTTGAATCATCGGAGCCTGGCTCCGTCGGATGTTGCTGAGCCGTTGTCAGCAGCGGGCTCAGGGCTCTAACCcggttggggtttttaaaatattattttgaaactttcttgggggtgggagggagacgGGGGGGGGCGGTCACAGTGCTCGAGTggtttggaggggtttttttgttttttttcctgcagaagtaTGTGCAAAAACCCTTCTGGTCGCGGGGCGGTCGACCCGACTTAGTAAGAAGGGAGAGAAGCGAGGTCAGTGTCTCCAGCCAGCAATAACCGTCGGCGCGGGCAGGTAGCGCGGACACGGAGCATCCCGCGGCACCGGGAGGTCAATCCGGCCGCCCGCATCCCTCCGGAGCCGCGCGCCCCCAGccataattcttttttttttttttttttttctacttgagCAAAGCTACTGCCGTACTACCTCCGTTCTGCTGAATCGAATTAACTCGGCTCCATTTTGCTGAGCCACGTAACCGACCTTAGGCTGAGGAATATTCAACGATATTTTTTTGGATAATAGGGCTAAAGAGCGAGAcgttaattaaaaaaaaaaaaaaaaaaaacacgaACCCGTAACTAACTTGATGCGATGTGGTCCATGACGTTCCCTTCTCCCCCCGCATCCCAGCCCCTGCGGCGTCAGATGCGCCGTACGCTCCCCTTCACGTCTTGCAGGGTGGGTTTAACTTTAGCACTGCAATGTTTGcacagatttattatttttattctaattttttttttttttcgtaaCTACAGCTCCCAAACCGGACTCGATCCTGTATAGAGCAAGGTTCAGCGTTTTACCAcgtgaaaataaaacatgagtTATTACCGAGAATTCAAAGCTTTACACCATTCcctcattattttattttattttgttttatttttggtttttcagAAGGCATACAACTATGCAATCCCTTCCTGTCCGATCCTGCCCGCTGCCCTTCCCGGGGAGAAGGGATGCGATCCGGGCGGAGGCGGTGGAAGTGTACTTAACCCCGGAGCATCACCCGAAGCCTTACTACACCGCTACCTAAGGCTTGGTTCTAGCATACCACAACATACATAATTTAAGGTATATCTAAAACCCCCACAAATCCAGGTCGTTTTCCAGAGGTGGGGCCGGTGTGATGCTGAGGGCTCAGGTCAAGCCAGGGAAGATGCTTGTCGGTGACGGTCCCGGTGATGGTGTCACCAGTTGAAGCTCCCAAGGGCTTTTGCACCCCGGGGTGGGCACCAGCGCCCGGAGGTGACGCGCAGGGTGGCTCATCCTCATCTCGGAGCAAACAGCGAGGAAATCATCCCCCGACCCGCAGCCGTTCTGGCGTGCTTGAACCCAGAGCTGGGACATGCGGCACCCAGGGGGGTTCTCACCACGGTTACCCCGCACCATCGCCCGGCTCCCCCCGCTATTAACCTAAAATCTtgaaaaagccaacaaaacccGGCTGCAGCGGGGCGCTTGGCTCACAGACCCGTTCCAACCGTTTCGTTTTTCCGTAACGGGAGCGGCGGCGTTACTGCGGTTTGGGGAGCATCCTCCCACGGCGGCAGCAGGGGCTTGGGGTGCtctgtgccccccagcaccgACGGCGGGAGGCGAAGGGCACCGCTCCACCAGTGGCTCCTGGGATCTGGGGGAGGAATTTCTCCCCGTTTTGGTGGCCCTCATCCTGCCGCGGCGCGGGagctgggggatgctggaggttgggggtgacctgctggctcggggggggggggggtccatCCTGGCGCTCCAGGCGGGAAGTGAGGGGCTGCCGGGAATCCCGGCCACCGGAGCAGCTGAGGCATAGGGGAGCTTCGCTTTGATCTTGTGAAGGCGACGGAATCCTGTGGGATattgttttggggggggaaaaagaaaaaacagggaaTGCCCAGCAGCAGGTATCCCTTCCGTGCATCCTAGAGGAAACTCCTCTCGGATCCCTTCTCGGCAGGGATGCCGTCACCCCAATTCCTCTGCCAGGTTTTCTTGTCGTTGGTAGAATCTGTAGCTTTTTGAAAAATCCAAactggaggggtggggggagaccCCCGACCTCCAGGCAATGAGGAGGAACCTTCGAGGGGTGTTTTCCCAGAGCCAGGAGGCCCCGCGATTCCAGACCCACGAAGGATTTTTTCAGgtcatttttgtttcctttatgGTGAAACTAATtgttataataattttaattttttttttcctttttttaagggactattaaatacaaattatatttATTGAAAGATACCGACCATCCACCAGCTCCTATTCATCAGCGCGCGGAAGTTTTCGGGATGCGGGACTGGATATTTTTCCAGCACcgatatttttatattttttggggggggagaCGGGGAACAAGAAGGACTCTCACTCCAAAGCACCTTTCAGGGAGGCAAAGCACCAATCCTGCCCCCAGGAGGGGTTTTCTCCCATGGGGATGCTGCGACTTCAACCCGAGGGCTTAAACTAAGTGCACTTAATGGTGTCGTGGGCAGAAGCGTTGCTGCTGGGGGGTTGATGAAAGATTTTCGGGAAGGGTCCCCAAAAACCCGTCCGTCAGCCATTTCTTTTACCGAACAAGCGTCGCCCGTTGCTGCCGTTACCAGCGCCGCTGCGGGGAAGGCCGGTGGGATGCTTTGGTTAGCGCTAACCCAACAAGAAGTGACCTGAATTAATTCCGCACTCGTttatttgcaacattttttttttaattaatgattaGGTGGGGGGTgatgctgctattttttttttttttttgacgcCTTGCCAGCACCGCTGGAGCGAGCACTGATGGTGCGGGGCAATGGGGCTGTACACCGCATCCTTCGTTAATGCTACCATAGATTCATTGACAATAAATAACGTTCAATTAATTaagccctgggcagcagctgtggccTCGTTCCTCCGCTTCGGCCCCAACGGGCTCggggggtcccagcccctccTGTCCCAAATCCCTGCGGGGATCCCGCTCTCCGTCCCCTCCTGCACCCAATTATTGGGGGGTTTTCTCCgctgtggggtgctgggagctCTGCGCACCCATCCCGCACCGTGCGTCCCCTcggggtgctgggagctgcgCACCCATCCTGCAGCGGGCTCCGGGCCGTGCCCTGGGGCTCCCCCATGGTCCCGGGGGTGCGGGCCAGgtgcgggggggctgcgggcagggtccgggggcgggagggggtgggggtggggtgcggGCAGGGTCCGGGGGTCCCGGCAGGTGCGGGCAGGTGCGGGAGAGGTGCGGGCAGTGCGTCCCTCCCGCTGCCGCTGCTCCGCCCCGCTGGGAGCCcgagctgggagcaggagcgggaccgggagcaggagcaggagcaggagcaggaccGGGAGCAGGAGCGGGACCGGAGCAGGAGcaagagcaggagcaggaccGGGAGCAGGAGCGGGACCGGGAGCAGGAGCGGGACCGGGAGCAGGAGCGGGAGCAGGACCGGGAGCAGGAGCGGGAccgggagcaggagcaggagcaggagccggtgccggtgccgggcGGTGGCGCTCGGGGCTCCCCGGCTGCTCCGGCCGGTCCCGCCCGGCCAAGGTCCCTCCGCCAtgagccgccgccgccgccgccgcccggcctTCCCCGGCCTCCCAGGtagggccgggccgggccgggaccgggccggggctgggatggggctggggccgggctggggccgggggctgggccgggccggtcCCGGTGCGCTCGGCCCCGACCCCGCGGCGCTCCCACAggggagctggtgctggaggaggcggcgggggcccggccccgcagcgcgGACACCgacggccccggccccggcccccgggaCGCTGCTGTGCACCAACCGCCGCCTGGCCTTCCTGCCCGCCCGGGtgcgcccgccgccggcaccggCCCGAGCATCGGCCCCATCCCGGCACCGGCCCCTGAGAACCGGCCCCATCCCGGCACCGGCCCCTGAGtaccggccccggccccagccccatCCCGCTGCATCCCTGACCCCATCCCGGCCCCATCCCAGCACCATCCCAGTTCCAGCCCCATCCCTGACCCCATCCCTGACCCCATCCCGGGCCCTATCCCAGAACCATTCCAGCCCCATCCCTGACCCCATCCCTGACCCCATCCCACTGCATCCCTGACCTCATCCTggccccatcccagccccatccctgacCCCATCCCTGACCCCATCCCACTGCATCCCTGACCTCATCCTggccccatcccagccccatcccagtTCCAGCCCCATCCCTGACCCCATCCCTGACCCCATCCCACTGCATCCCTGACCTCATCCTGGCCCcatccccagccccatcccagtTCCAGCCCCATCCCTGTACCCATCCCCGACCCCATCCCACTGCATCCCTGACCTCATCCTggccccatcccagccccatcccagtTCCAGCCCCATCCCTGACCCCATCCCTGACCCCATCCCTGACCCCATCCCACT
Above is a window of Falco biarmicus isolate bFalBia1 chromosome 19, bFalBia1.pri, whole genome shotgun sequence DNA encoding:
- the OTUD7B gene encoding OTU domain-containing protein 7B isoform X1, with protein sequence MDIVLSDFVRSTGAEPGLARDLLEGKNWDLSAALSDFEQLRQVHAGNLPHSFNEGRGYRPPEKEAARPGRPPLQRQDDIVQEKRLSRGISHASSTIVSLARSHVSSNGSSEHLLEMPICTFQLPDLTVYTEDFRSFIERDLIEQSMLVALEQAGRLNWWANVDPSCQRLLPLATTGDGNCLLHAASLGMWGFHDRDLMLRKSLYTLMDKGVEREALKRRWRWQQTQQNKESGLVYTEEEWQKEWNELIKLASSEPRVHYGTNGGGCGGVESSEEPVYESLEEFHVFVLAHVLKRPIVVVADTMLRDSGGEAFAPIPFGGIYLPLEVPANKCHRSPLVLAYDQAHFSALVSMEQKETTKDQAVIPLTDSEHKLLPVHFAVDPGKDWQWGKDDSDNVKLASVTLSLEAKLHLLHSYMNVKWITLPCDTQAPLAQPESPTASAGDDARSAVESGESDKESVCSSSASNGGGRACKDKEKPKKDREKEKEKDKKRADSVANKLGSFGKTLGSKLKKNMGGLMHPKTMKGGVSNGQGDTLEKKKKGSLKSRKGSKEESSQGDLSAPVEKSCPGKAPPEKPSDPYKYSNDVRLSLSILRAAMQGERKFIFAGHLKTSNRHQYQEEMIQRYLLDAEERFLAEQKQKEVEKKALGSAAPAKKPEPEASAHKGEEAMLGPAYPPPPPAYPLQTPDLAVGAKITAFPSGYSGVFTFPRPSLVSGGEGSHPPGYPDGRRQVAGGSCLPPYATLPRHCPQARANPHQSSPPQLGRFSPTDMDIHPSLPVGSACLPPHSNGYRDPPEQDSAQKGTSADKNKSRLLYNVQQTKCKQPNCSFYGHPETGNFCSCCYKEELKRKEREAVGHRF
- the OTUD7B gene encoding OTU domain-containing protein 7B isoform X2 yields the protein MPICTFQLPDLTVYTEDFRSFIERDLIEQSMLVALEQAGRLNWWANVDPSCQRLLPLATTGDGNCLLHAASLGMWGFHDRDLMLRKSLYTLMDKGVEREALKRRWRWQQTQQNKESGLVYTEEEWQKEWNELIKLASSEPRVHYGTNGGGCGGVESSEEPVYESLEEFHVFVLAHVLKRPIVVVADTMLRDSGGEAFAPIPFGGIYLPLEVPANKCHRSPLVLAYDQAHFSALVSMEQKETTKDQAVIPLTDSEHKLLPVHFAVDPGKDWQWGKDDSDNVKLASVTLSLEAKLHLLHSYMNVKWITLPCDTQAPLAQPESPTASAGDDARSAVESGESDKESVCSSSASNGGGRACKDKEKPKKDREKEKEKDKKRADSVANKLGSFGKTLGSKLKKNMGGLMHPKTMKGGVSNGQGDTLEKKKKGSLKSRKGSKEESSQGDLSAPVEKSCPGKAPPEKPSDPYKYSNDVRLSLSILRAAMQGERKFIFAGHLKTSNRHQYQEEMIQRYLLDAEERFLAEQKQKEVEKKALGSAAPAKKPEPEASAHKGEEAMLGPAYPPPPPAYPLQTPDLAVGAKITAFPSGYSGVFTFPRPSLVSGGEGSHPPGYPDGRRQVAGGSCLPPYATLPRHCPQARANPHQSSPPQLGRFSPTDMDIHPSLPVGSACLPPHSNGYRDPPEQDSAQKGTSADKNKSRLLYNVQQTKCKQPNCSFYGHPETGNFCSCCYKEELKRKEREAVGHRF